The window GGAAAGTTCTCTCTGCTATTTTAGTTTCCATTCAAACAGATCAAAACAAAACTGAAATGTCAGAGTTAGACAAAAATACATTGAGAATTTTTTCTCAAAGTGATTCTCCTTTTTCTCTTATGTTCAGATTGATATTAAAAAGAAACAACTTAAAATTATGATAAAAAGTTTATTACGTTTCATTATTGCCATTATTTTCATCGCATCAGGTTTTGTAAAAGCTGTAGATCTGGTAGGTTTTTCCTTTAAAATGGAAGAATATTTTTCGCCATCGGTTTTCAATATGCCGTTTTTAGAGAAATTTGCCCTACTCTTTTCAATTATCGTGGTGGTTCTTGAATTATTCTTAGGATTTTTATTGTTATTAAAATTAAAACTAAAATTTACACTTTCTGCGCTGATTGCACTTTGTGTTTTCTTTGGATTTCTAACATTTTATTCAGCATATTTTAATGTAGTGACCGACTGTGGATGTTTTGGTGATGCCATTAAATTTACGCCTTGGGAAAGCTTTGTGAAAGACGTTGTACTTTTGGTTGGGTTGATTATTCTTTTTGTTTTATATAGAAAAGAATTCAAGAAAAAAGACGTTTACGGAGACAGTAATAAACCTGAAAACAATAAATTTAAGTCGATTATTTTGGGTATTTTATCTTTAGGAATGATTGTGATTATGGCAATTGGCATCATCAACGAGCCTATTATAGATTTTCGTGATTATAAAATCGGAACAAATTTGAAAGCTGAAAAAGCTAAAATTGACAAAAATCCTTCTGAATATAAAACAATCTACTCAATGAAAAACTCTAAGACTGGAGAAGTTTTAAAGGTAAATCAGGACGATTATGTAAATCAAACAAAATACTGGGAAGAAGGTTCACCCTGGAAAATTGAAGAAGGTAAAAACGAATCTAAACTCGTTAAAGAAGGTTATAAATCTGAAATCGTAAAATTCAAAATCGAAGACCCAACAGGAATCGATTTAACTGACGAAATCATCAATGCTCCGAAAGCAATTCTTGTTTTCTCATATCATCCCAAAGAGGTTTCTCCTGAATTAATTAAAAACGTAGAAGCAAAAGTAAATGCTCAGAAAGGAGCAGTAATTTATGGTGTTTCAACGGATCAAACAACTTTTAAAACCATTAAAAATGCTATGATGGACGGTACAGCTATAAAAACTATCGCAAGGAGTAATCCTTTTGTACTGGTTTTAGAAAAAGGAAAAATTGTTGACAAACAACCTGCAAAATATTATGTTGATTGATAAATAATTAGTCAATTGTGAATGGTGAATTGTCAATTTTATACCTTTGAAAATATTAGACTTAGAATATTAAACTTTAAATATAAAAACAATGCATAAATCAAATAAATCTATCGCCGGTTATCATTTATTAATGATCCTTTCGTCTG is drawn from Chryseobacterium muglaense and contains these coding sequences:
- a CDS encoding BT_3928 family protein, with protein sequence MIKSLLRFIIAIIFIASGFVKAVDLVGFSFKMEEYFSPSVFNMPFLEKFALLFSIIVVVLELFLGFLLLLKLKLKFTLSALIALCVFFGFLTFYSAYFNVVTDCGCFGDAIKFTPWESFVKDVVLLVGLIILFVLYRKEFKKKDVYGDSNKPENNKFKSIILGILSLGMIVIMAIGIINEPIIDFRDYKIGTNLKAEKAKIDKNPSEYKTIYSMKNSKTGEVLKVNQDDYVNQTKYWEEGSPWKIEEGKNESKLVKEGYKSEIVKFKIEDPTGIDLTDEIINAPKAILVFSYHPKEVSPELIKNVEAKVNAQKGAVIYGVSTDQTTFKTIKNAMMDGTAIKTIARSNPFVLVLEKGKIVDKQPAKYYVD